A stretch of the Rhizobium sp. CCGE531 genome encodes the following:
- a CDS encoding ISAs1 family transposase — protein MFEDDRPRLRVLLDHFSLVEDEREQWRVAHPLPEVLLLVVCGTIGACDDFDEIVEWGEDNLAFLRRFLPYHHGIPGSRWLRILLNRIDPDLFSNCFISWAATLRPDAPALVAIDGKTSRGSHDRANGRAALHLVSAFATRERLVLGQEAVATTSCEQDTIPLLLERLAEKDRLKGALVTIDAIACNAKTAQAVLDAGADYLLAAKANQPGLMGEIERFFADAPANLTSTVTEVDKGHGRVEERRVTVSTQIDWLSGDRRFPGEYRFPSIATIVKVQAQVYEKSRQSSQVRFYISSRSMTALQFAEAIRGHWAIENSLHWVLDVTFNEDAARSRTGHGPANMAVVRHFAINMVRSHNDKRSIKLRRNKAGRNPQYMAEIIRA, from the coding sequence ATGTTTGAAGACGATCGCCCGCGGCTGCGGGTTTTGCTGGACCATTTTAGTCTCGTTGAGGATGAGCGGGAGCAATGGCGGGTCGCCCATCCGTTACCCGAGGTGCTTCTTCTGGTCGTTTGCGGGACGATCGGCGCATGCGACGATTTTGACGAGATCGTCGAATGGGGGGAGGATAACCTGGCGTTTTTACGTCGGTTTCTTCCCTATCACCATGGCATACCGGGTTCGCGCTGGCTGCGCATTCTGCTCAACCGGATCGATCCGGACCTGTTTTCGAACTGCTTCATATCCTGGGCGGCGACGCTTCGACCCGATGCTCCGGCGCTGGTGGCGATTGACGGAAAGACCTCGCGCGGCAGTCATGACCGGGCCAACGGCCGGGCGGCGCTGCATCTCGTCTCGGCTTTCGCCACCCGTGAACGGCTGGTTCTTGGACAAGAGGCAGTGGCAACGACAAGCTGTGAGCAGGACACCATCCCCTTGCTGCTGGAACGGTTGGCCGAAAAAGATCGCCTGAAAGGCGCGCTCGTGACCATCGACGCCATTGCCTGCAATGCCAAAACCGCCCAGGCGGTGCTCGATGCAGGCGCTGATTACCTCCTGGCGGCCAAGGCCAATCAGCCCGGCCTGATGGGTGAGATCGAGCGCTTCTTTGCCGACGCTCCGGCAAACCTCACCTCAACCGTGACCGAAGTCGACAAGGGCCATGGCCGGGTCGAAGAGCGGCGGGTCACCGTCTCCACTCAAATCGACTGGCTCTCCGGCGACAGGCGCTTTCCCGGCGAATACCGCTTCCCGTCCATCGCCACCATCGTCAAGGTGCAAGCACAAGTCTATGAAAAGTCCAGGCAAAGCAGCCAGGTCCGCTTCTATATCTCCTCGCGGTCGATGACCGCGCTCCAGTTCGCCGAGGCCATACGTGGCCATTGGGCCATCGAGAACTCCCTCCATTGGGTACTCGACGTCACCTTCAACGAGGATGCCGCCCGATCTCGAACCGGGCATGGACCAGCCAACATGGCCGTCGTCCGACACTTCGCCATCAACATGGTTCGAAGCCATAACGACAAGCGCAGTATCAAACTCAGACGAAACAAAGCAGGCAGAAACCCACAATACATGGCCGAAATCATCCGAGCATGA
- a CDS encoding MerR family transcriptional regulator, with amino-acid sequence MRNDIKEETWLTAAQCAKCIGLTVRALRLYEQTGLIHPRRTVKNWRLYGANEIARLNEILTLKRLGFRLHHISRLLAGQAADLDRMLSMQNLALQEQLRRTQISLAIVEALRAKVAGGGLLSIEELLKLAKDTNMTDTSSDTIAWRRYEQARPRTEQKIDLALYADYNGYYLLDTLAYVITLRDGRLFSRLTGQAELEIFPEDVDRFFYKAVQAQLTFTRNESGAVSGLVLHQNGYEQTAPRVEESVVIALEEAIAKRIKDKRPVENSKALLQEIIAQHQRGEPDYEQMMPPLATAAREQSAMIQADLERMGPLKDMSFKGVTDCGWDVYDVSFERGHLEWSFALAADGRFSGIFIRPSL; translated from the coding sequence ATGCGGAATGATATCAAGGAAGAAACGTGGTTGACGGCTGCGCAATGTGCCAAGTGCATTGGCCTCACGGTACGTGCACTTCGGCTATATGAGCAAACTGGCCTCATTCACCCTCGCAGGACGGTAAAGAATTGGCGGCTCTACGGAGCCAATGAAATCGCCCGGCTGAACGAGATTCTGACGTTGAAGCGGCTGGGCTTCCGCCTGCATCACATCTCCCGGCTGTTGGCCGGGCAAGCGGCCGATCTCGATCGCATGCTTTCCATGCAGAACCTCGCTCTACAGGAACAGCTCAGGCGCACCCAGATCAGTCTCGCCATCGTTGAAGCCCTGAGGGCGAAGGTTGCCGGGGGAGGCCTACTTTCGATCGAAGAACTCCTGAAACTCGCAAAGGATACGAACATGACCGACACTTCATCCGATACCATCGCATGGCGCCGCTACGAGCAGGCAAGGCCTCGGACAGAGCAGAAGATCGATCTTGCTCTCTATGCCGACTATAACGGATACTACCTTCTCGATACGCTTGCCTATGTCATCACCCTGAGAGATGGACGACTCTTTTCGCGCCTGACGGGCCAGGCGGAGCTTGAAATTTTTCCCGAAGACGTTGACCGTTTCTTCTACAAGGCAGTCCAGGCGCAGCTCACCTTCACTCGCAACGAAAGCGGTGCCGTATCCGGTCTCGTGCTACACCAGAACGGCTATGAACAGACCGCACCCCGCGTCGAGGAGAGCGTTGTGATTGCGCTGGAAGAAGCGATTGCGAAGCGGATCAAGGACAAGCGCCCGGTGGAAAACAGCAAGGCTCTTCTGCAAGAGATCATAGCCCAACACCAGCGCGGCGAACCCGATTATGAGCAGATGATGCCCCCTCTCGCCACTGCCGCGCGCGAGCAATCTGCAATGATTCAAGCCGATCTGGAGCGCATGGGACCGCTCAAAGACATGTCCTTCAAGGGCGTAACGGACTGCGGCTGGGACGTCTACGACGTCAGCTTCGAGAGGGGCCACCTGGAATGGAGTTTTGCGCTGGCGGCGGACGGCAGATTTAGCGGCATCTTCATTCGCCCGTCTCTTTGA
- a CDS encoding Fic family protein: protein MLFSATAAYSKIMTYIWQSHNWPTFEWHSDQLATSLATVRLEQGRLIGRVEGLGFRTREATFLRALTDDVVKSSAIEGERLDEQQVRSSLARRLGINIDGFVTPNRSVEGIVHITLDATIDCFKPLTAERLFQWHAALFPTGRNEWGHRLRVGEWRDDSDGRMEIVSGAFGHEKVHYVAPPAHRLEEEMKAFLNWFNGPQEMDPLIKAAVAHLWFVAIHPFGDGNGRITRAIADMVLARGGGGAQRLYSMSAAIERSRSGYYEALQSITATEELDITKWVQWFLDRLGNAVGAALLTLDNVMLKNEFWQAHAARDLNPRQTKVLNRLLEGNFDGKLTSTKWAKLTNASQDTASRDIADLLAKGILRKGEAGGRSTAYELVSNLSTDG, encoded by the coding sequence TTGCTATTCTCCGCAACAGCTGCCTATTCTAAAATAATGACCTATATTTGGCAGTCTCATAATTGGCCAACATTTGAATGGCATTCAGACCAGCTCGCGACAAGTCTTGCGACCGTTCGCCTTGAACAAGGCCGCCTTATCGGTCGTGTCGAGGGACTTGGTTTTCGCACCCGTGAAGCAACATTCCTGCGGGCTCTGACAGATGACGTCGTCAAATCGTCAGCGATCGAGGGCGAACGGCTGGATGAGCAACAGGTCAGGTCGTCGTTGGCCAGGCGGCTTGGTATTAACATTGACGGCTTCGTGACGCCCAACCGCTCGGTCGAGGGCATCGTTCACATAACCCTCGATGCCACCATCGACTGTTTCAAGCCGTTAACAGCCGAACGCCTCTTTCAATGGCATGCAGCCCTTTTTCCAACCGGCCGCAACGAATGGGGACATAGGCTTCGGGTCGGCGAGTGGCGGGACGATTCTGATGGCCGGATGGAAATTGTGTCCGGCGCGTTTGGACACGAGAAGGTACACTATGTTGCGCCACCTGCTCACCGTCTGGAAGAAGAAATGAAAGCCTTCCTCAATTGGTTCAACGGACCACAGGAGATGGATCCTCTCATCAAGGCAGCGGTCGCCCATTTGTGGTTCGTGGCCATCCATCCGTTCGGCGACGGCAATGGCCGCATAACCCGTGCGATAGCCGACATGGTCCTTGCGCGCGGTGGCGGTGGAGCTCAGCGGTTATATTCCATGTCCGCAGCTATCGAGAGATCGCGTAGCGGCTACTACGAAGCTCTACAGTCGATCACCGCCACCGAGGAACTCGATATTACGAAATGGGTTCAATGGTTTCTGGATCGCCTGGGAAATGCAGTTGGGGCCGCATTGCTGACCCTCGACAACGTCATGCTCAAAAACGAATTCTGGCAGGCCCATGCCGCGCGTGATCTCAATCCCCGACAGACCAAGGTTCTCAATCGGTTGCTGGAAGGGAATTTCGACGGGAAGCTCACATCGACCAAGTGGGCGAAATTGACGAATGCATCCCAGGACACAGCCTCGCGTGACATCGCAGACCTCTTGGCCAAAGGCATCTTGCGCAAAGGCGAAGCCGGCGGCCGCAGCACGGCTTACGAACTGGTTTCAAATCTCTCTACGGACGGCTAA